DNA from Novipirellula artificiosorum:
CAAGATCACGGCAGATCCGAAATGGAACAAAGAGATTCGTGACGCAGCGGGTGGCTTGTACGATGGTCCTTATGGGCTGCCAGATGTCCAACTGAACAACTATGCCAACTTCGGTGAATTCGACGCCGCCAGTTGGACCGGCGTTAAGCAGTCGCACATGGGGAATCTCTTCCATTGCATCAAGACGGGTCAAAAGCCGATCTCGGATGTCGTGACGGTCGGAAACAGCACCATCGCGTGCCATTTAGCCAACATCGGCCTCCGGCTCGAACGCAAACTCCGATGGGACCCCAATGCGGAACGTTTCATCGGAGATGACGAAGCCAACGCGATGATGAGCCGGAAACAACGGGAAGGCTACGAAATTAAGATCGCGTAAAGCAGCATCAACTGCCAAAGCAAACGCATGCCGATTTCGAGGTATCCCAACGAGCACGGCGCGATGACCCTCAAGCGTGTTGTTGTCAATGGCGGCGGCCAGGAGAAACCGGGCAGTTGTCGGGTGTACTACGACGAGGGCACACCCGAACAGAAGCGCGCCCTCGAAAGCGGGGAGGGCCCGCGTCCCGGGGTCTTCGAGTATCGACCCGAACACGCGGCCGCACATGCAGCGTGGGAAGAGGTTCTCGACCGGGGTGTCTGGCTCAAGGGTTACTGGCGCGTCGTATGGCAGAACGAGACCGTCCGGGTCGGCGCGATCGACACCGAAAATCAGACAGTCACGTTGGCCGTTCCCGTGTCACACGGGATCGGCAGTAAGTACCATCGTCCCGATGGATCAAGTGAAGAAATCTATTGGGTCATGAACTTGCTTGAAGCGGTCGATCAACCCGGTGAATGGGCCGTCGACTTCCAAGACAAGAAGCTCTTCTTCTATCCCCCTG
Protein-coding regions in this window:
- a CDS encoding right-handed parallel beta-helix repeat-containing protein; translated protein: MTLKRVVVNGGGQEKPGSCRVYYDEGTPEQKRALESGEGPRPGVFEYRPEHAAAHAAWEEVLDRGVWLKGYWRVVWQNETVRVGAIDTENQTVTLAVPVSHGIGSKYHRPDGSSEEIYWVMNLLEAVDQPGEWAVDFQDKKLFFYPPGPLTNADILISDMESPIIEVRDAHHIEFRNITIEGTLGDGVRVVNGNKNALRSCTVRNVAKYGVVIEGGANHVVESCDLYALGAGGVGLSGGDAGSEPHVPAGHRVENCDIHHFGYEGETRLRIPHQEQNKQPC